In one window of Thermosinus carboxydivorans Nor1 DNA:
- the rocF gene encoding arginase, whose product MLKNLQPIVAASEKVAAKVSRTVAAGRFPLILGGDHSIAIGTLAGISRHYANLGVIWYDAHGDLNTPETTPSGNIHGMPLAASMGLGHPALTGIGGYVGKVKAENIVMIGIRDLDPGERLLIAERKIRVYTADDVSRLGIARVIAETVDYLSARCDGVHLSFDLDGIDPLEVPGVGTPVAGGISYSDSLAALVLLHQSGIITSAEFVEVNPLLDRDDRTVSAALALAGALFGEEVDSEGTCWPAVATSSVTASAAKR is encoded by the coding sequence ATGCTGAAAAATTTGCAGCCAATCGTCGCGGCGAGTGAAAAAGTAGCGGCCAAGGTATCACGCACGGTGGCCGCCGGACGGTTTCCGCTCATCCTCGGCGGCGACCACAGCATCGCCATTGGCACGCTTGCCGGCATCTCCCGCCATTACGCCAACCTGGGCGTAATCTGGTATGACGCTCATGGCGACCTGAACACTCCGGAAACTACTCCCAGCGGCAACATCCACGGCATGCCGCTGGCTGCCAGCATGGGCCTGGGCCATCCGGCCTTAACCGGGATTGGCGGTTATGTAGGCAAAGTGAAAGCGGAAAATATCGTGATGATTGGCATTCGGGATTTAGACCCCGGCGAGCGCCTGCTTATTGCCGAACGGAAAATCCGGGTATATACCGCCGATGATGTTAGTCGCTTAGGTATTGCGCGAGTAATAGCTGAAACGGTTGATTATCTGTCTGCCCGATGCGATGGCGTTCATCTCAGTTTTGACCTTGATGGCATTGATCCGCTGGAAGTTCCCGGCGTAGGTACGCCGGTGGCGGGTGGTATTAGCTATAGCGACAGCCTTGCTGCGCTTGTCCTGCTGCACCAATCAGGCATCATAACGTCGGCCGAGTTTGTCGAAGTCAACCCGCTGCTTGACCGGGACGACCGCACCGTGAGCGCCGCTTTGGCTCTGGCCGGCGCGCTCTTTGGCGAGGAGGTTGACAGTGAGGGGACTTGCTGGCCGGCAGTGGCGACATCGTCGGTCACCGCCTCAGCGGCCAAACGCTAA
- a CDS encoding secondary thiamine-phosphate synthase enzyme YjbQ: MREFEINTPAEGFIDITDLVAAAVEAAAVQQGLCQIFVPHTTAAVTINENADPDVVRDMLAALAEMAPRLPYRHREGNSLAHVKSSLLGCSVTVPIVAGRLWLGRWQGIYFCEFDGPRRRKFVVNIVGA, translated from the coding sequence ATGCGCGAGTTTGAAATCAATACGCCGGCCGAAGGCTTTATTGATATAACCGATTTGGTTGCCGCCGCGGTTGAAGCTGCTGCGGTGCAGCAGGGGCTCTGTCAAATTTTTGTGCCCCATACTACCGCGGCGGTTACAATTAACGAAAACGCTGACCCCGACGTTGTCCGCGACATGCTGGCGGCGCTGGCGGAAATGGCGCCGCGCCTGCCTTACCGCCATCGGGAGGGCAATTCGCTGGCTCATGTTAAGAGTTCACTTTTAGGGTGTTCCGTGACGGTGCCAATCGTGGCTGGCAGGCTTTGGCTGGGCAGGTGGCAGGGTATTTATTTTTGCGAGTTCGACGGTCCGCGCCGCCGTAAATTTGTTGTCAATATTGTGGGTGCTTAG
- a CDS encoding DUF503 domain-containing protein, translating to MFVAVCIIDLFLPGAGSLKGKRQILKSIIERIKARTNASVAETDAQDLWQRAVIAVAMVSGDKALLERQISIIRRIVEDNAEVEQVDFTVEYL from the coding sequence ATGTTTGTCGCCGTGTGCATCATTGACCTTTTTCTGCCGGGCGCCGGGTCATTGAAAGGCAAACGCCAAATTCTCAAAAGTATCATAGAGCGCATTAAGGCCCGTACCAATGCGTCGGTGGCCGAGACCGACGCCCAGGATCTTTGGCAGCGTGCCGTCATCGCCGTGGCGATGGTGAGTGGTGACAAGGCGCTATTAGAGCGGCAAATTAGCATTATCCGGCGGATTGTGGAAGACAACGCCGAAGTGGAACAAGTAGATTTTACTGTGGAATATCTATAA